A stretch of Peteryoungia algae DNA encodes these proteins:
- a CDS encoding DUF262 domain-containing protein, with the protein MTILAQQIEVDPTTTFGPPTPSRAFLIESNEESGLGQEDREYEFGVAMSKEIITGDFEDGFDFAPIPDHLDPDEYFAKNAFRIVYQTNNFFLPQIHDIITKGEVMNLRPEYQRRLVWGTTQKSRLIESLLLNIPIPPVYLYESTAARYEVMDGQQRLNAVKEFISGDFALTGLQVLKPLNGIRFSRCPPRIKRALDRSSVSAIVLLLESDVDDVANRLSMRDIRRFIFDRLNTGGKKLNQQEIRNALNPGPLNQALINLSRFRLFTEIFDIPPYSEADPSDYYENPIRQKNALYASMGDCQLVLRYFALRDESNIRGSMKAMLDRAMERDIADQEAASLENEYREHLSFLYDIFDRKPFELLPDEKGRVRVSAAIYDAAMVAIHRHQADKQRILTQKSRVNHEMQMALADPARLTILTGQGNTAQAVKDRIDLMSQILTAG; encoded by the coding sequence TTGACAATCTTAGCGCAGCAGATCGAGGTAGACCCTACAACGACCTTTGGCCCGCCGACACCCTCGCGGGCCTTTTTGATTGAATCCAACGAAGAAAGTGGCTTAGGTCAGGAGGATCGCGAATATGAGTTTGGAGTGGCTATGTCGAAAGAAATTATTACCGGGGATTTTGAAGATGGATTCGACTTCGCACCGATCCCCGACCATCTCGACCCTGATGAGTATTTTGCGAAGAATGCGTTTCGCATAGTTTATCAGACGAACAATTTTTTCCTTCCCCAAATCCACGACATTATAACGAAGGGGGAGGTTATGAATCTCCGCCCGGAATACCAGAGACGACTAGTTTGGGGAACAACCCAGAAGTCACGCCTGATTGAATCGCTTCTTCTGAACATTCCAATTCCCCCAGTATACTTGTATGAGAGCACGGCTGCGCGCTACGAAGTCATGGATGGCCAACAGCGCTTGAATGCGGTGAAGGAGTTCATTTCGGGCGACTTTGCGTTGACGGGCCTACAGGTTTTGAAGCCTCTGAACGGCATCAGGTTTTCACGCTGCCCTCCGAGAATTAAGCGAGCGCTAGATAGATCGTCAGTATCAGCAATAGTTTTGCTCCTTGAAAGCGACGTCGATGACGTCGCGAACAGATTAAGCATGAGGGATATCAGGCGGTTCATATTTGACCGGCTCAACACCGGTGGAAAAAAGCTGAACCAACAGGAAATCCGCAACGCGCTGAACCCAGGACCACTGAACCAAGCGTTGATTAATCTTTCTCGCTTTCGGCTGTTCACCGAGATATTTGATATCCCTCCCTACTCAGAAGCAGATCCAAGCGACTATTACGAAAATCCCATCAGGCAAAAAAATGCGCTTTATGCCTCAATGGGAGATTGTCAGCTTGTTTTGAGGTATTTCGCCCTAAGAGACGAATCCAATATTCGCGGCTCGATGAAAGCCATGCTCGATCGTGCAATGGAGCGCGACATCGCAGATCAAGAAGCGGCATCATTGGAGAACGAATATCGAGAACACCTGTCTTTCCTCTATGACATCTTCGACAGAAAGCCATTCGAACTACTGCCGGATGAAAAAGGACGCGTGAGAGTTTCAGCAGCAATTTACGATGCGGCTATGGTAGCCATTCATCGTCATCAGGCTGATAAGCAACGCATCTTGACTCAGAAAAGTCGGGTGAACCACGAGATGCAGATGGCACTTGCTGATCCTGCTCGTCTTACGATCCTGACCGGTCAAGGCAATACTGCTCAGGCTGTTAAGGATCGTATCGATCTTATGAGCCAAATACTGACCGCGGGATGA
- a CDS encoding phosphate/phosphite/phosphonate ABC transporter substrate-binding protein, protein MYVAPAVVVEAQRLFWAFLREHLRQDGIPGVPETLDEDSAPHDAWLNPRLLLAQTCGFPFVKHLRGRVRLVATPVYQAPGCQGPTMCSVIVVREEGAPPSLAACAGLAVAINERGSNSGYNLLRAAVAPHAGGNPFFSSVTETGGHLASMEAVRAGKADLAAIDCITYDLLRRHAPGRLEGLSILTQTPAGPNLPFITRLSASDGEVASIRNALKAAVATPELAEARAILGLTDVVVLEESAYDLLLQHERTATDAGYPDLP, encoded by the coding sequence ATGTATGTCGCCCCCGCTGTCGTGGTGGAGGCGCAGCGTCTCTTCTGGGCCTTCCTGCGGGAGCACCTGCGCCAGGACGGCATCCCCGGAGTGCCAGAAACGCTCGACGAGGATAGTGCGCCTCACGACGCCTGGCTGAACCCGCGTCTGCTGCTCGCCCAGACCTGCGGCTTTCCCTTCGTCAAGCATCTGAGGGGTCGCGTGCGTCTCGTTGCCACCCCTGTCTATCAAGCCCCGGGCTGTCAGGGGCCGACCATGTGCAGCGTCATCGTCGTCCGCGAAGAGGGGGCCCCGCCCAGTCTCGCCGCCTGCGCGGGCCTGGCTGTCGCGATCAACGAGAGGGGCAGCAATTCCGGCTATAATCTCCTGCGCGCTGCCGTCGCCCCCCATGCGGGTGGCAACCCCTTCTTCTCGAGTGTCACCGAGACCGGTGGACATCTGGCCAGCATGGAGGCGGTTCGCGCGGGCAAGGCGGATCTGGCAGCGATCGACTGCATCACCTACGATCTCCTGCGCCGCCACGCACCGGGGCGCCTGGAGGGGCTCTCCATCCTGACGCAAACCCCTGCCGGACCCAATCTTCCCTTCATCACCCGGCTTTCAGCGAGTGACGGTGAAGTCGCTTCCATTCGGAACGCCCTGAAGGCTGCGGTTGCGACACCGGAACTCGCCGAGGCGCGTGCGATCCTTGGCCTCACCGACGTCGTGGTGCTGGAAGAAAGCGCCTACGACCTCCTGCTTCAGCATGAACGGACAGCGACCGACGCCGGATATCCCGATCTGCCCTGA
- a CDS encoding ABC transporter substrate-binding protein, whose amino-acid sequence MFIRTLVATTFLAGLAFQAAAEDTITVYTSQPQDQMTQVIEAFNADHPEIKVELFRSGTTEVMAKLQAEYAAGNSPADVILIADTVAMTQLKNDDRLLAFTDAPVEGVDPAFIDADKTFFGTKVITTGIVYNTDLVKTAPTSWNDLLEADAAKSLIMPSPLYSGAAVIHVGTMTQQPDFGWAYYEKLADAGAVAGQGNGTVIEAVARGEKAYGIIIEYMALNAKKKGSPVDFVFPTEGVSSITQPVAVLKGSDSVDAAKTFVAWQLSKTSQQQAAAQGYFPILPEVAQPEGYPALATLKILPTDSDAMLKADTENKEKFADLFGG is encoded by the coding sequence ATGTTCATCCGCACGCTCGTCGCCACCACCTTCCTTGCCGGTCTCGCCTTCCAGGCCGCAGCCGAAGACACGATCACCGTCTACACCTCCCAGCCGCAGGACCAGATGACCCAGGTCATCGAAGCCTTCAACGCCGACCATCCGGAAATCAAGGTCGAACTCTTCCGCTCCGGCACGACCGAAGTCATGGCCAAGCTGCAGGCGGAATATGCCGCCGGCAACAGTCCCGCCGACGTCATCCTGATCGCCGACACTGTCGCGATGACCCAGCTGAAGAACGACGATCGCCTGCTCGCCTTCACCGATGCCCCCGTCGAGGGTGTCGACCCTGCGTTCATCGATGCCGACAAGACCTTTTTCGGCACCAAGGTGATCACGACCGGCATCGTCTACAACACCGATCTGGTGAAGACCGCACCGACGAGCTGGAACGATCTGCTGGAAGCCGATGCGGCGAAAAGCCTGATCATGCCGAGCCCGCTCTATTCGGGTGCGGCCGTCATCCATGTCGGCACGATGACGCAGCAGCCGGACTTCGGCTGGGCCTATTACGAAAAGCTCGCAGATGCCGGCGCCGTTGCCGGCCAGGGCAATGGTACGGTCATCGAGGCCGTCGCTCGCGGTGAAAAGGCCTATGGCATCATCATCGAATACATGGCGCTCAATGCCAAGAAGAAGGGCTCACCCGTCGATTTCGTCTTCCCGACAGAGGGCGTAAGCTCGATCACCCAGCCGGTCGCCGTGCTCAAGGGGTCGGATTCGGTCGACGCCGCCAAGACCTTCGTCGCCTGGCAGCTCTCCAAGACTTCCCAGCAGCAGGCAGCCGCGCAGGGCTATTTCCCGATCCTGCCCGAAGTCGCCCAGCCGGAAGGTTATCCGGCGCTTGCCACGCTGAAGATCCTGCCGACCGACAGCGATGCCATGCTGAAGGCTGATACCGAGAACAAGGAAAAATTCGCCGACCTCTTTGGCGGCTGA
- a CDS encoding ABC transporter ATP-binding protein: MPRLTLKAISKRFDRFQALDAVSLAIPDGAFLALLGPSGCGKTTLLRLIAGLEVPDHGEIRFDEHVVAGSSAFVPPEQRRIGMVFQSYALWPTMSVRGNIEFGLKVARLTAQERAARIDEVLDVVGLRGLGDRRPHELSGGQRQRVALARSLATRPQLILLDEPLANLDAHLRETMLAEFRRIHSLTGATFVFVTHDQDEAMAVASHVAVMDRGRLEQVGTPEELYRRPASPMVARFIGRGRTLPVRVVRSEGGQTRVMLGQQFLDMPGDAPVGYGWLSFHASDLRRVAEGGHLKTELVGQVFQNGAFLSHCLPSEIDGDVVSVPLAERLAPGTPIDLAFTGGWVIGDGDTGHGAVDVTGRSSACRPAVISLR, translated from the coding sequence TTGCCGCGCCTGACGCTCAAAGCCATTTCCAAACGCTTCGATCGCTTCCAGGCGTTGGATGCGGTGTCGCTCGCCATTCCCGACGGTGCCTTTCTCGCCCTGCTCGGGCCGTCCGGCTGCGGCAAGACAACGCTTCTGCGGCTGATTGCCGGGCTCGAGGTGCCCGATCACGGCGAGATCCGCTTCGACGAGCATGTGGTGGCCGGGAGCTCGGCATTCGTGCCGCCGGAACAGCGCCGGATCGGCATGGTTTTCCAGTCCTATGCCCTGTGGCCAACCATGAGCGTGCGCGGCAATATCGAATTCGGGCTGAAGGTGGCGCGGCTCACCGCACAGGAACGCGCGGCGCGGATCGACGAGGTGCTCGACGTCGTCGGCTTACGCGGCCTCGGCGACCGCCGCCCGCACGAACTCTCGGGCGGCCAGCGCCAGCGGGTGGCGCTGGCCCGGTCGCTCGCCACCCGGCCGCAACTGATCCTGCTCGACGAGCCGCTTGCCAATCTCGACGCGCATCTGCGCGAGACAATGCTTGCCGAATTCCGCCGCATCCACAGCCTGACGGGGGCCACCTTCGTCTTCGTCACCCATGACCAGGACGAGGCCATGGCTGTCGCCAGCCATGTCGCGGTCATGGACCGGGGCCGGCTGGAGCAAGTCGGCACACCGGAAGAGCTCTATCGCCGGCCGGCCTCGCCCATGGTCGCCCGCTTCATCGGACGTGGTCGGACCTTGCCGGTCAGGGTGGTCAGGTCCGAAGGCGGCCAAACCCGGGTGATGCTCGGTCAGCAATTCCTCGACATGCCGGGGGACGCCCCCGTCGGGTATGGCTGGCTCTCGTTCCATGCCTCGGATCTCAGGCGCGTGGCCGAGGGCGGGCATCTCAAGACCGAACTCGTCGGCCAGGTGTTCCAGAACGGCGCCTTCCTGAGCCATTGCCTGCCGAGCGAGATCGACGGCGACGTGGTCAGCGTACCGCTTGCGGAGCGGTTGGCGCCCGGCACACCGATCGACCTCGCCTTTACCGGCGGCTGGGTGATCGGCGATGGCGACACCGGCCACGGCGCGGTCGATGTCACGGGAAGATCATCGGCCTGTCGTCCGGCCGTCATCTCGCTGCGCTAG
- a CDS encoding HEPN domain-containing protein, which produces MSALFQVIQEEFETNLAALSAVVGTFSGPATVSAKARVAAANSVTLLLAATFEEFTREMARTYAKCVVASCRGIDEIPHKLLAQAWKRSMDGLSKLQFDTPTKRQNSVNAIHTRYTDVFDFTNGDLSKDIYTTLIHNENNMRPSQINQLFAVSNLSNLCHLICNDKPLLEHFETHDQGAAHGALLRDLDEFMDRRNDVAHAIAMSSSSGPDQLMKDIDLFRCIGQAMANTLISIAPQPYAAPEEVNLETSPTPQEVAEAPVGFTRRLINYISGGQRSPN; this is translated from the coding sequence ATGAGCGCCCTCTTCCAAGTCATCCAAGAAGAGTTCGAGACGAACCTCGCTGCCCTATCAGCCGTGGTTGGGACCTTCTCAGGACCCGCGACGGTATCTGCTAAGGCCCGAGTCGCCGCAGCCAACTCTGTTACGCTTTTGCTAGCCGCAACTTTCGAGGAATTCACAAGGGAGATGGCGCGAACCTATGCCAAATGCGTAGTTGCTTCCTGCAGGGGCATAGACGAAATTCCCCATAAACTACTAGCGCAGGCATGGAAGCGCTCCATGGACGGGCTTTCTAAGTTACAGTTCGACACCCCAACGAAGCGGCAAAACTCCGTAAATGCAATTCACACTCGATACACTGATGTATTCGATTTCACTAACGGCGACCTATCTAAAGATATATACACAACGCTGATCCACAATGAAAACAACATGAGACCCAGCCAGATAAACCAACTTTTTGCTGTCAGCAATTTATCTAACTTATGCCATTTGATCTGTAATGATAAACCTTTACTTGAGCATTTTGAGACACATGACCAAGGCGCGGCACATGGAGCGCTGTTGCGAGACCTCGATGAGTTCATGGATCGACGAAACGATGTCGCTCATGCGATTGCCATGTCGAGTTCTAGTGGGCCTGATCAACTTATGAAGGATATCGATCTCTTTAGATGTATCGGACAAGCGATGGCCAACACATTAATCTCCATTGCCCCACAGCCATACGCGGCTCCGGAAGAAGTTAATCTTGAGACCTCGCCTACACCTCAGGAAGTCGCAGAGGCACCGGTCGGATTCACTAGGCGCTTAATAAACTACATCTCAGGCGGGCAGCGCTCACCCAACTAG
- a CDS encoding type 1 glutamine amidotransferase domain-containing protein codes for MPSITSARILILATHGYERSELRVPLEQLTAKGATVKIASLEKAPIKSWDEENWGDTVDVDLTLEDVDIDEFDALVIPGGQINPDLLRKERKAVDLVKTFLHSGKTIAAVCHGPWLLIEAGAIKGRKATSFVSIKTDMINAGAAWRDEAVVTDQGIITSRNPGDLDAFVAKIVEEVEEGRHERRAA; via the coding sequence ATGCCTTCCATCACTTCCGCCCGCATCCTCATTCTCGCCACCCATGGCTACGAGCGTTCCGAGCTGCGCGTGCCGCTGGAACAGCTGACGGCCAAGGGCGCCACGGTGAAGATCGCCTCGCTCGAAAAAGCCCCGATCAAGAGCTGGGACGAGGAGAACTGGGGCGATACCGTCGATGTGGATCTGACGCTCGAAGACGTTGATATCGACGAATTCGATGCGCTGGTCATTCCCGGCGGTCAGATCAATCCCGACCTTCTGCGCAAGGAGCGCAAGGCGGTCGACCTGGTCAAGACCTTCCTGCATTCCGGCAAGACGATCGCCGCCGTCTGTCACGGTCCGTGGCTCCTGATCGAAGCCGGCGCCATCAAGGGCCGCAAGGCGACCTCTTTCGTTTCCATCAAGACCGACATGATCAATGCGGGCGCCGCCTGGCGCGACGAGGCTGTCGTCACCGACCAGGGTATCATCACCTCGCGCAACCCCGGTGATCTCGATGCCTTCGTGGCGAAGATCGTCGAAGAGGTCGAGGAGGGCCGGCACGAGCGTCGCGCGGCCTGA
- a CDS encoding ABC transporter permease, with the protein MARLQTGQQASGGEHLLVSLLFLYVAATTLWPLARLFASAFQPGEDGTPLGLMIATLSSRSTLRALSGTLQTALFSVVVSTLLGVALAFAVSLLKLRTRVALTFLILMPLIVPSQTMALAWIELFGAQSPILKPLGLAPPPGTTNPLYSTGGIALVMGIEHMPLVFIAVRAALRALPADLVEAARILGISPRRIGTGIVLPIVMPSVLAGSLIAFTAAIGNFGVPALLGIPGRISVLTTLIYQRLNGFGPAAAGQVATLALVLAAMAALAIVLRNVLTARIAVPLPAGAPLLPRRPAPVVEILLWILVLFLSLVPLTALAMTALLPAIGVAFGPDTVSLDHFRAVLANDTVRRAFANSLMLATVAAGISMLVAVPLAFLSVRRNHPLLRLLDIVIEAPWVVPGTVVALGMILAFLKPLPIIGISIYGTMAILVTAYLARFLPLVLRPVAAAAQSVDPSLDEAARVTGAGLSRRILSIFLPGILPAAAAGAILVVMTALNELTLSALLWSSGTETIGVMIFALQYEGNSTAAAAVAVLSTLLVLALAAIATLASLKLPRGTLPWVD; encoded by the coding sequence ATGGCCAGACTTCAAACCGGCCAGCAAGCTTCGGGAGGCGAGCATCTGCTCGTCTCCCTTCTCTTCCTCTACGTTGCCGCAACGACCCTCTGGCCGCTTGCCCGGCTGTTCGCCAGTGCCTTCCAGCCCGGCGAAGACGGCACGCCGCTCGGGCTGATGATTGCAACACTTTCCAGTCGCTCGACGCTGCGTGCGCTCTCGGGCACGCTGCAGACCGCGCTCTTCTCCGTTGTCGTCTCCACCCTGCTCGGCGTGGCCCTCGCCTTCGCCGTCAGCCTGCTCAAGCTCAGGACGCGTGTGGCGCTGACCTTCCTCATCCTGATGCCGCTGATCGTACCGTCGCAGACCATGGCGCTCGCCTGGATCGAGCTCTTCGGCGCGCAATCGCCGATCCTCAAACCGCTCGGGCTCGCACCACCGCCGGGCACCACCAATCCGCTCTACTCGACGGGCGGGATCGCGCTGGTCATGGGTATCGAACACATGCCGCTTGTCTTCATCGCCGTGCGCGCCGCACTCCGGGCCCTGCCGGCCGATCTCGTCGAGGCTGCCCGCATCCTCGGCATTTCGCCACGCCGCATCGGAACCGGCATCGTTCTGCCGATCGTCATGCCCTCGGTTCTGGCCGGCAGCCTGATCGCTTTCACGGCCGCGATCGGCAATTTCGGCGTTCCGGCGCTGCTCGGCATACCCGGTCGGATCTCGGTCCTGACGACGCTGATCTATCAGCGGCTCAACGGCTTTGGCCCGGCCGCCGCCGGTCAGGTGGCGACGCTGGCGCTGGTGCTCGCCGCGATGGCTGCGCTCGCCATCGTCCTGCGCAATGTCTTGACGGCGCGCATCGCCGTCCCGCTGCCGGCAGGCGCGCCCCTTCTGCCCCGCCGCCCTGCGCCGGTGGTCGAGATCCTCTTGTGGATCCTGGTGCTGTTCCTGTCTCTCGTGCCACTCACGGCGCTGGCCATGACCGCACTTCTGCCCGCAATCGGGGTCGCCTTCGGGCCGGACACCGTGAGCCTTGACCATTTTCGCGCCGTGCTCGCCAACGATACCGTGCGGCGGGCCTTCGCCAATTCCCTGATGCTCGCCACCGTCGCCGCCGGGATCTCGATGCTGGTTGCCGTGCCGCTCGCCTTTCTGTCGGTGCGCCGCAATCATCCGCTGCTGCGGCTGCTCGACATCGTCATCGAGGCGCCCTGGGTCGTTCCCGGCACGGTGGTGGCGCTCGGCATGATCCTCGCCTTCCTCAAACCACTGCCGATCATCGGGATCTCGATCTACGGGACAATGGCGATCCTCGTCACCGCCTATCTCGCCCGTTTCCTGCCGCTGGTGCTGCGGCCGGTCGCCGCTGCCGCGCAATCGGTCGATCCCTCGCTGGACGAAGCGGCGCGCGTGACCGGCGCCGGGCTTTCCCGGCGGATCCTGTCGATCTTTCTGCCGGGCATCCTGCCGGCCGCCGCTGCCGGCGCGATCCTGGTGGTGATGACCGCCCTCAACGAACTGACGCTGTCGGCCCTGCTCTGGTCGTCCGGCACCGAGACGATCGGGGTGATGATCTTCGCGCTGCAATACGAAGGCAACTCCACCGCCGCCGCCGCCGTCGCGGTGCTCTCCACGCTTCTGGTGCTGGCGCTGGCGGCCATCGCCACACTGGCCAGCCTGAAGCTGCCACGCGGCACGCTGCCCTGGGTGGACTGA
- a CDS encoding fatty acid desaturase, which produces MAHLAEGEIAIPRIARIEWPTVALALLIYGGFLGLTYFWRDIPIWILVPSGAWLIAWHGSLQHEVIHNHPTRHVFINDAIGVPPISLWLPYHVYKQSHLAHHRDEHLTDPIEDPESYYFTSKDWERFGWFGRGLREFNLTLAGRLTVGPAIILGSFLWHEAVKVIRGEGDSRRLWAGHALGVLVVLWWVLAVCDMPFLLFFFGFVYCGTALSRLRSYAEHRFADDHEERTAIVERTPLFGLLFLHNNLHVLHHRVPALPWYMLPRFYEKHRDFLVRLNGGLVYRGYFDVARRYFFHKHDGPTHPRYS; this is translated from the coding sequence ATGGCACATCTTGCCGAGGGTGAGATCGCAATACCGCGCATCGCGCGCATCGAATGGCCGACCGTCGCATTGGCCTTACTGATCTACGGGGGCTTTCTTGGCCTCACTTACTTCTGGCGCGACATTCCAATCTGGATCCTCGTGCCGTCAGGCGCCTGGCTGATTGCCTGGCATGGCTCACTTCAACACGAGGTGATTCACAACCACCCGACCCGCCATGTCTTCATCAACGATGCGATCGGCGTTCCGCCGATCTCGCTTTGGCTGCCCTATCACGTCTACAAGCAGAGCCATCTCGCCCATCACCGTGACGAGCATCTGACCGATCCGATCGAGGATCCGGAATCCTATTATTTCACCAGCAAGGATTGGGAGCGCTTCGGCTGGTTCGGCCGCGGCCTGCGCGAATTCAACCTCACGCTTGCCGGCCGCCTGACCGTCGGCCCCGCCATCATTCTCGGTTCCTTCCTCTGGCATGAGGCCGTGAAGGTGATCCGCGGCGAGGGCGATAGCCGGCGTCTCTGGGCAGGCCATGCGCTGGGTGTCCTGGTCGTGCTCTGGTGGGTTCTTGCCGTTTGCGACATGCCTTTCCTGCTGTTCTTCTTCGGCTTCGTCTATTGCGGCACGGCGCTCTCGCGCCTGCGCTCCTATGCCGAACACCGCTTTGCCGATGACCACGAGGAGCGCACGGCCATCGTCGAGCGCACGCCGCTATTCGGCCTGCTCTTTCTCCACAACAACCTGCATGTCCTGCATCACCGCGTGCCGGCGCTGCCCTGGTACATGCTGCCCCGATTCTACGAGAAACATCGCGATTTCCTCGTCCGTCTCAACGGCGGTCTCGTCTATCGCGGCTATTTCGACGTCGCCCGCCGCTATTTCTTCCACAAGCATGATGGGCCGACCCATCCGAGGTATTCCTGA